The proteins below are encoded in one region of Levilactobacillus namurensis:
- the gap gene encoding type I glyceraldehyde-3-phosphate dehydrogenase — protein sequence MTVKIGINGFGRIGRLAFKRIHELHSDDIEVVAINDLTTPSMLAYLLKYDSTHGRFPGEVSSTDKGIVVDGKEYPVYAEPKAQDIPWVKNDGVDFVLECTGFYTSEEKAHAHIDAGVKRVLVSAPAGAVTTVVPGVNLDKLTKDDVIVSAGSCTTNCLAPMAYFLNEDFGIKAGTMTTIHAFTSTQMILDGPRGKKMRNNRTASVNTIPHSTGAAKAIGLVIPELQGKLQGHAQRVSVPDGSLTELVAVLDKKVTADEINDAMKKHTDGNEAFGYNADEIVSTDIIDDPHGSVFDPTQTEVTTAGDTQLVKTVAWYDNEWGFTCNMVRTLLRFATL from the coding sequence ATGACTGTAAAGATTGGTATTAATGGTTTCGGCCGTATCGGTCGTTTGGCTTTCAAGCGGATTCACGAACTGCACTCTGATGACATCGAAGTTGTCGCAATCAACGATTTAACGACGCCTTCAATGTTGGCATACTTATTGAAGTATGACTCAACTCATGGCCGTTTCCCTGGTGAAGTTTCATCAACGGACAAGGGTATCGTGGTTGACGGTAAGGAATACCCAGTTTACGCTGAACCAAAGGCTCAAGATATTCCTTGGGTTAAGAACGATGGCGTTGACTTCGTTCTTGAATGTACCGGTTTCTACACTTCTGAAGAAAAGGCTCACGCCCACATCGATGCTGGTGTTAAGCGGGTCTTAGTTTCTGCCCCAGCCGGTGCCGTTACGACGGTTGTTCCTGGCGTTAACTTGGACAAGTTGACCAAGGACGATGTGATCGTTTCTGCTGGTTCTTGCACGACTAACTGCCTTGCTCCAATGGCATACTTCTTGAACGAAGACTTCGGTATCAAGGCCGGTACGATGACCACGATCCACGCCTTCACGTCCACTCAAATGATCTTGGATGGCCCTCGTGGTAAGAAGATGCGGAACAACCGGACTGCTTCTGTCAACACCATTCCTCACTCAACTGGTGCTGCTAAGGCGATCGGTTTGGTTATCCCTGAATTACAAGGTAAGTTACAAGGCCATGCACAACGGGTTTCCGTTCCAGATGGTTCTCTGACTGAATTAGTTGCTGTTCTTGACAAGAAGGTTACGGCCGACGAAATCAACGACGCAATGAAGAAGCACACCGATGGTAACGAAGCCTTCGGTTACAATGCTGACGAAATCGTATCTACCGACATCATTGACGACCCTCATGGTTCTGTCTTTGATCCAACTCAAACGGAAGTTACGACTGCCGGTGACACCCAATTGGTTAAGACCGTTGCTTGGTACGATAACGAATGGGGCTTCACTTGCAACATGGTCCGGACTTTACTTCGTTTCGCAACGCTCTAA
- a CDS encoding sugar-binding transcriptional regulator, producing the protein MQDDWQWVEAIMPQMVTKLTSRFRVLKGIAALQPVGRRTLANHLACTERTVRTTTDALANLGFIQMSVKGMQITAAGNRVLHGLTPVMDTLAGRQERERKLAQKLGIANCTIVPGDSTAANGSLGGMAEAAKQVLMDQLPSGASTVAVMGGHTLATVASVLTPSLATNRELLFVPARGGIGESPDIQANAVSAQMAQRTNSKFRSLFVPEQLNTATYKSLFAEPAIHEVLQLINESNVVLHGIGQARTMAERRNMSPQVIGDLTAAHAVGEAFGFFFDATGHVVSKFPRIGIGIADLANKPLVIAVAGGAEKGTAIAAYMHLAPAQTWLITDDGAADIVLKK; encoded by the coding sequence ATGCAGGATGATTGGCAATGGGTAGAAGCGATTATGCCCCAGATGGTGACGAAATTAACCAGTCGCTTTCGGGTATTAAAGGGTATCGCTGCTCTTCAGCCGGTTGGCCGGCGAACTTTGGCCAACCACTTAGCCTGTACTGAACGCACGGTTCGGACTACGACGGATGCCTTGGCTAATCTGGGATTCATCCAGATGAGCGTCAAGGGGATGCAGATCACCGCGGCGGGTAACCGGGTCTTGCACGGGTTAACGCCGGTGATGGATACGTTGGCCGGTCGGCAGGAACGTGAGCGCAAGTTAGCTCAAAAGTTAGGAATTGCCAATTGCACCATTGTGCCGGGGGACAGTACCGCGGCGAACGGGTCACTGGGCGGAATGGCCGAAGCGGCCAAGCAGGTCTTGATGGATCAGCTGCCCAGTGGTGCCAGTACGGTGGCCGTGATGGGCGGGCATACCTTAGCGACCGTGGCGTCGGTCCTGACCCCGTCACTTGCGACCAACCGGGAGCTGTTGTTTGTCCCGGCACGCGGGGGCATTGGTGAGTCACCGGACATTCAGGCCAACGCCGTGAGTGCCCAAATGGCTCAGCGGACGAATAGTAAGTTCCGGTCGTTATTCGTGCCGGAACAACTAAACACCGCTACTTACAAGTCGTTATTTGCAGAACCAGCGATTCACGAAGTCTTACAGCTGATCAATGAAAGTAACGTGGTTCTCCACGGCATTGGTCAGGCCCGGACCATGGCGGAGCGGCGAAACATGTCGCCCCAGGTGATTGGGGATTTGACCGCCGCCCACGCGGTAGGTGAAGCGTTTGGGTTCTTCTTCGATGCCACGGGTCACGTGGTCAGCAAGTTCCCCCGAATCGGGATCGGTATTGCTGACCTGGCCAATAAGCCACTGGTGATTGCGGTCGCCGGTGGGGCGGAGAAGGGAACGGCCATTGCGGCCTACATGCATTTAGCGCCAGCCCAGACTTGGTTGATAACCGATGATGGTGCTGCTGACATTGTTTTAAAAAAGTGA
- a CDS encoding IS110 family transposase, translating into MIMRTIIGIDVSKNKANVAVATDLIVAKELTVPLDALGFNELKHVVLQFGGKAEIVFEATGVYSRRLEYFLQQENLNYHILNPLAAKNRIATGTRMRKNDQRDARRLAITEFTEQLEPYLLAYKQDPIYRELTDMNRYYDQLNEDKKRARNRAHRVLQLVFASFGASKGGFNFDTKLAWKILTLFPHAQIVREIGDLNALEARISAAHFKGMNARRIHDAARKLWKLAAQNGDAVPVTSDNTRQMKALAEQVLTLEAAQDQQVVRMMALGKSLSEFTLLQTIPGIGGSTAIRLISELGDIRRFNTRQQLNSYVGLDTTEVDSGDHQSARHITKHGNPHARRILYWTVVLMLNPKMGDNHIRDAYEKRREASSSKKKLIVRQMDRLIKTILYLIKTNQPYSYELSPQSK; encoded by the coding sequence ATGATTATGCGAACAATTATTGGAATCGATGTCAGTAAAAACAAAGCTAACGTTGCGGTGGCGACGGATTTAATCGTCGCCAAAGAACTGACCGTCCCTCTAGATGCACTGGGATTTAATGAACTGAAACACGTCGTGCTTCAGTTCGGCGGAAAAGCGGAAATCGTCTTTGAAGCGACTGGTGTTTACTCCCGGCGCTTAGAGTATTTCCTTCAACAAGAAAATTTGAATTACCATATTTTAAATCCCCTGGCGGCTAAGAATCGCATCGCCACTGGTACGCGAATGAGAAAAAACGATCAACGTGATGCGCGCCGATTGGCGATTACCGAGTTTACCGAACAGTTAGAGCCCTATCTTCTAGCTTACAAACAGGATCCCATCTATCGTGAATTAACGGATATGAACCGTTATTACGACCAACTCAATGAGGATAAGAAACGGGCCCGCAATCGAGCTCATCGTGTCTTACAGCTTGTATTTGCGTCATTTGGGGCCTCCAAGGGTGGCTTTAACTTCGATACAAAGCTGGCTTGGAAGATCCTAACACTCTTCCCGCATGCACAAATCGTTCGTGAAATTGGCGACCTTAACGCGTTAGAAGCACGAATATCAGCAGCACATTTCAAAGGGATGAACGCTAGGCGTATTCACGATGCCGCACGAAAGTTATGGAAACTGGCCGCTCAGAATGGTGACGCCGTACCCGTTACTTCGGATAACACGCGGCAAATGAAAGCTTTGGCGGAACAAGTTCTCACCCTAGAAGCAGCGCAGGACCAGCAGGTCGTGCGCATGATGGCCTTAGGTAAATCCTTGTCAGAGTTTACGCTTCTTCAAACAATCCCTGGTATTGGTGGCAGTACCGCCATTCGGCTAATTAGTGAATTAGGTGATATCCGACGGTTCAATACCCGTCAGCAATTGAACAGCTATGTTGGCCTGGACACAACGGAAGTTGACTCCGGTGACCATCAATCCGCTCGCCATATCACCAAACACGGTAATCCCCATGCACGCCGAATCTTGTATTGGACGGTCGTTCTTATGCTTAATCCTAAGATGGGCGACAATCATATTCGCGATGCATACGAAAAAAGACGAGAAGCTTCTTCTTCAAAGAAGAAACTCATCGTCCGTCAAATGGATCGTCTTATTAAAACAATCCTATACCTGATAAAAACGAATCAACCTTACTCCTATGAGCTGAGCCCTCAATCGAAGTAA
- a CDS encoding ECF transporter S component: MTRHKTFRLVVDALLMAIVLLQNIVPFLGYIPLGPFSMTLIGLTVIVAGIALEPRDGALIGGFWGLITFVRAFTSPTSPVAPYVFTNPLVAILPRLLMGLIAGYLYRWVRQRWSSTNAMRLAAGVGALINSCLVLGMIYIFYQTPQVAHAMGATGGKTLGYVLMLSVLTNAIPELLLDSLVAPLIARPLRHKWDRLKA, translated from the coding sequence ATGACGCGTCATAAGACCTTTCGTCTGGTGGTCGATGCCCTGCTAATGGCCATCGTCCTCCTACAAAACATCGTGCCCTTTCTAGGGTACATCCCCCTGGGGCCCTTCAGCATGACCCTGATTGGGCTCACCGTAATCGTCGCTGGTATCGCACTCGAACCTCGCGACGGTGCCCTCATCGGGGGCTTCTGGGGCCTGATCACTTTCGTCCGGGCCTTCACCTCGCCTACCAGCCCCGTGGCGCCTTACGTCTTCACGAATCCATTGGTCGCCATCTTGCCCCGCCTCTTAATGGGGCTGATTGCCGGGTACCTCTACCGGTGGGTCCGCCAACGTTGGTCCAGTACCAACGCAATGCGGTTGGCCGCCGGAGTCGGTGCTCTCATCAACAGCTGCCTAGTTCTGGGCATGATCTACATCTTCTACCAGACGCCCCAAGTGGCCCACGCCATGGGTGCCACCGGCGGGAAGACCCTAGGGTACGTCCTGATGCTCTCGGTCCTGACCAACGCCATCCCCGAGTTACTTCTGGACAGCCTGGTCGCCCCGCTGATTGCCCGGCCCCTCCGGCATAAATGGGACCGTTTAAAAGCTTAA
- a CDS encoding LiaF transmembrane domain-containing protein, translating to MKKSHRWFWGSFFLIGAVLVVMGQLGGLPAEFGFWRILFAIFMVAIVIYSLAHKGITGTVFGLAALAILFRRPLGITALGPWTIVGVALLVTIGLTLLLKPTHAISYHYHFDSGTEDDWEDSDERLGSPDRMTTDEDHVQVDVNMGDSIRYLQSQDFQQADVRVRMGNAKVYFDDVQVAADGAVVNLDVSLGGVTLYFPSDWNVKLAVDSSLGGVDVKGKQPATDGPRVIVQGRVSLAGLTVVYL from the coding sequence ATGAAAAAAAGTCATCGTTGGTTTTGGGGGAGCTTCTTTCTCATTGGCGCTGTCCTGGTGGTCATGGGCCAGTTGGGCGGATTACCCGCCGAGTTTGGGTTTTGGCGCATCCTATTTGCAATCTTCATGGTCGCCATCGTCATCTATAGTTTGGCGCATAAAGGCATCACGGGCACCGTCTTTGGGTTGGCGGCCTTGGCGATTCTATTTCGCCGGCCGTTGGGCATCACGGCCCTGGGGCCCTGGACTATCGTGGGCGTCGCCTTGTTGGTGACCATTGGTTTGACGCTCTTGTTGAAGCCCACGCACGCGATTAGTTACCACTACCACTTTGATTCCGGCACGGAAGATGACTGGGAGGATTCGGACGAACGCTTGGGTAGTCCCGATCGGATGACCACGGATGAGGACCACGTGCAGGTTGACGTCAACATGGGAGATAGTATTCGGTACCTCCAATCGCAGGACTTTCAACAAGCCGACGTCCGGGTCCGGATGGGGAACGCGAAAGTGTACTTTGACGACGTTCAGGTGGCAGCCGATGGGGCAGTGGTTAACCTAGACGTCTCGTTGGGGGGCGTGACCCTGTACTTCCCGAGTGACTGGAACGTCAAGTTAGCGGTAGACTCCAGTCTGGGCGGGGTGGACGTCAAGGGCAAGCAACCAGCCACGGATGGGCCGCGGGTCATCGTCCAGGGGCGGGTCTCCTTGGCGGGACTGACTGTGGTCTACCTGTGA
- a CDS encoding LytTR family DNA-binding domain-containing protein, with translation MEVKVEIDSDLTAPSVVVRVPAQTATTAQLVAAIQAAVAPPQQLVVTQRGRRERIAVATILFCEATGHQVAIHTANRVVTTHVPLYQLAAELPATFVRASKSAVVNVQQIATLSKSLTGNLIQFQQSHKQLYVSRRYYGAVKHALERKE, from the coding sequence ATGGAAGTTAAAGTCGAGATTGATTCGGACCTGACCGCCCCCAGCGTTGTGGTCCGGGTCCCAGCCCAAACGGCGACGACGGCCCAGCTGGTAGCGGCCATCCAAGCGGCCGTAGCACCACCGCAGCAGTTGGTGGTCACCCAGCGGGGCCGTCGCGAACGAATCGCCGTTGCGACCATCCTGTTCTGCGAGGCAACCGGCCACCAGGTGGCGATTCATACCGCGAATCGGGTGGTTACCACCCACGTGCCGCTATATCAATTGGCCGCCGAATTGCCGGCGACGTTTGTCCGGGCCTCCAAGTCCGCCGTGGTCAACGTCCAGCAGATTGCCACGTTGAGCAAGTCACTGACCGGTAACCTGATTCAGTTTCAGCAGTCGCATAAGCAACTCTACGTGTCACGGCGCTATTACGGTGCCGTCAAGCACGCCTTGGAACGAAAGGAATGA
- the clpP gene encoding ATP-dependent Clp endopeptidase proteolytic subunit ClpP, producing MNLVPTVIEQSSRGERAYDIYSRLLKDRIIMLSGPIEDDMANAIIAQLLFLDAQDNTKDISLYINSPGGVVSSGLAIYDTMNFIQSDVQTITLGMAASMASVLASSGTKGKRFALPHAQVMIHQPSGGAQGQQTEIEIAAREILKTRKLINQILADNSGQPIERINKDTERDNYLSAQDAVDYGLIDHIMTNSSEQKK from the coding sequence ATGAATTTAGTACCAACTGTTATTGAACAATCATCCCGTGGTGAACGGGCATACGACATCTATTCACGACTCTTAAAGGACCGCATCATCATGCTTTCCGGTCCCATCGAAGATGACATGGCCAACGCAATTATTGCGCAACTACTCTTCTTGGATGCTCAAGACAACACTAAGGATATTTCCTTATACATCAACTCACCTGGTGGCGTCGTTTCTTCCGGGTTAGCTATCTACGATACCATGAACTTCATCCAATCTGACGTTCAAACGATCACGTTAGGGATGGCGGCTTCCATGGCCAGCGTGCTGGCTTCTTCCGGGACTAAGGGTAAGCGGTTCGCCTTACCACACGCCCAAGTCATGATTCACCAACCATCCGGTGGTGCACAAGGGCAACAAACTGAAATCGAAATTGCTGCTCGTGAAATCTTGAAGACGCGGAAGTTAATCAACCAAATCTTAGCTGACAACTCCGGCCAACCAATCGAACGGATCAACAAGGACACGGAACGGGATAACTACCTGAGTGCCCAAGACGCCGTCGATTACGGTTTAATCGACCACATTATGACCAACAGCAGCGAACAAAAGAAGTAA
- the whiA gene encoding DNA-binding protein WhiA: MSFASEVKKELTTLEVHRANAKAELVALIRMNGALGLANHRFVLNVQTENPAIARRMYQLLKQFYDLESELLVRRKMKLKKNNLYIVRVKNGATEVLSDLGIFDGMQLLESVPDEILHSDLQVRSYLRGAFLAGGSVNNPETSRYHLEIYSLYEEHNQMIAEMMNRYDLNARTIVRRSGYITYLKGAEKIATFLSLIGATTSMLKFEDVRIMRDMRNSVNRLVNCESANLDKVANASTRQIDNIQYIEATVGLGQLPTKLREVAETRLAHREVSLKELGDLVPGGPISKSGINHRLRKINDYAKQLREGEATA; encoded by the coding sequence GTGTCTTTTGCAAGTGAAGTAAAAAAAGAACTGACCACCCTAGAGGTGCATCGGGCCAACGCGAAGGCCGAACTGGTTGCCTTGATTCGAATGAACGGGGCACTGGGGCTGGCGAACCACCGTTTCGTCCTGAACGTTCAGACGGAAAACCCAGCGATTGCGCGACGGATGTACCAGTTACTGAAGCAGTTTTATGATTTGGAAAGTGAATTGTTGGTTCGGCGGAAGATGAAGTTGAAGAAGAATAACCTGTACATCGTGCGGGTCAAGAACGGGGCCACGGAGGTTCTCTCCGACTTGGGGATTTTTGACGGGATGCAACTCTTAGAGTCGGTCCCCGATGAGATCTTGCACTCGGATCTGCAGGTCCGTTCGTACTTGCGGGGGGCGTTTCTCGCGGGAGGCTCGGTCAACAATCCCGAAACCAGCCGGTATCACCTGGAAATCTACTCCCTATATGAGGAGCACAACCAGATGATTGCTGAGATGATGAACCGCTATGACTTAAACGCCCGGACCATCGTCCGACGCAGCGGGTACATCACCTACCTGAAGGGGGCTGAAAAGATTGCCACCTTCCTGTCCTTGATTGGGGCGACCACGTCGATGCTGAAGTTCGAAGATGTCCGAATCATGCGGGACATGCGTAATTCGGTCAACCGGCTGGTCAACTGTGAGAGCGCGAACCTGGACAAGGTGGCTAACGCTTCGACCCGCCAGATCGATAATATTCAATATATCGAAGCCACGGTGGGGTTAGGTCAGTTGCCGACCAAGTTGCGGGAAGTTGCCGAGACCCGGTTGGCGCACCGTGAGGTCAGTCTCAAGGAACTGGGCGACCTGGTTCCGGGTGGTCCCATCTCCAAATCGGGGATCAACCACCGGCTACGTAAAATCAACGATTATGCCAAGCAACTGCGGGAGGGCGAAGCCACGGCTTAA